One genomic region from Evansella sp. LMS18 encodes:
- the clpP gene encoding ATP-dependent Clp endopeptidase proteolytic subunit ClpP codes for MNLVPTVIEQTNRGERAYDIYSRLLKDRIIMLGSAIDDNVANSIVAQLLFLAADDPEKDISLYINSPGGSITAGMAIYDTMQFIQPKVQTICIGMAASMGAFLLSAGEPGKRFALPNSEVMIHQPLGGTQGQASDIEIHARRIIQMRQKLNEILAERTGQPIEVIERDTDRDNFMTAVDAKKYGLIDEVMEKRPDQEKK; via the coding sequence ATGAACTTAGTCCCTACAGTTATTGAACAGACAAACCGAGGAGAGCGGGCTTACGATATTTATTCCCGTCTTCTGAAAGACCGTATTATTATGCTTGGCAGCGCAATCGACGATAATGTAGCTAACTCCATCGTTGCTCAGCTGCTGTTTTTAGCTGCTGATGATCCGGAAAAAGACATTTCCCTGTATATCAACAGCCCTGGAGGCTCTATAACTGCTGGTATGGCAATTTATGATACAATGCAGTTCATTCAGCCAAAAGTACAGACAATCTGCATCGGTATGGCTGCATCTATGGGAGCGTTCCTTCTATCTGCAGGGGAGCCAGGCAAACGCTTTGCCCTTCCTAACAGTGAAGTAATGATCCATCAGCCTTTAGGCGGTACACAAGGCCAGGCTTCCGATATTGAAATTCATGCACGCCGCATTATCCAGATGCGCCAGAAGCTGAATGAAATCCTTGCAGAACGCACTGGACAGCCTATTGAAGTTATCGAAAGGGACACTGACCGCGACAACTTCATGACCGCTGTCGACGCGAAAAAATATGGCCTTATTGACGAGGTAATGGAAAAGCGTCCTGACCAGGAAAAGAAATAA
- the whiA gene encoding DNA-binding protein WhiA has protein sequence MSFASVTKKELTQLEGEDCCTKAELAALIRMNGSVSIRNMQIALDIQTENAAIARRIYTLIKKLYSVHVELLVRKKMRLKKNNVYVARITKEARSMLEDLRIVDSSFSFTREISPELVKRSCCKRAYLRGAFLAGGSVNHPETSSYHLEIFSFYEEHNRSLCDLMNYFGLNAKMLERKKGFILYLKEGEKISEFLNVIGAHQALLRFEDVRIMKDMRNSVNRLVNCETANLNKTVGAAMRQVENIKFIKEQAGLEVLPDKLREIAELRVEHQDVTLKELGEMVQSGKVSKSGVNHRLRKIDEFANKLRAGEKI, from the coding sequence ATGTCTTTTGCTTCTGTGACAAAAAAAGAACTGACTCAGCTTGAGGGAGAGGACTGCTGCACGAAAGCGGAGCTGGCTGCTCTTATCCGGATGAACGGGTCTGTTTCCATAAGAAATATGCAGATAGCTCTTGATATTCAAACCGAAAACGCGGCTATCGCAAGGCGCATTTATACACTTATAAAAAAACTCTACAGTGTCCATGTGGAGCTGCTGGTGAGAAAGAAAATGCGCCTGAAAAAGAATAACGTTTATGTTGCCCGCATAACAAAGGAAGCACGCTCTATGCTGGAAGACCTGCGGATCGTGGACAGCAGTTTTTCATTTACGAGGGAAATTTCGCCGGAACTTGTAAAAAGAAGCTGCTGCAAACGGGCTTATTTACGGGGGGCGTTTCTTGCGGGAGGCTCGGTAAACCATCCGGAAACTTCTTCCTATCATCTGGAGATATTCTCTTTCTATGAGGAGCATAATCGTTCCTTATGTGATTTAATGAACTATTTCGGGCTCAATGCTAAGATGCTGGAGCGAAAAAAAGGATTTATCCTGTATCTTAAAGAGGGAGAAAAGATCAGCGAGTTTTTAAATGTTATTGGTGCCCATCAAGCATTACTGCGGTTTGAAGACGTAAGAATCATGAAAGATATGAGGAATTCAGTCAACCGTCTCGTTAATTGTGAAACAGCGAACTTAAATAAAACAGTAGGCGCTGCTATGCGTCAGGTGGAAAATATTAAGTTCATTAAAGAGCAGGCAGGACTGGAAGTACTTCCGGATAAACTCCGGGAAATCGCTGAACTGAGGGTTGAACATCAGGATGTTACGCTGAAAGAACTTGGCGAAATGGTTCAGAGTGGGAAAGTAAGTAAGTCAGGTGTTAATCACCGTCTAAGGAAGATCGATGAATTCGCAAACAAACTAAGAGCAGGGGAAAAAATCTGA
- the yvcK gene encoding YvcK family protein, which translates to MKKAKIVVLGGGTGLSVLLRGLKTFPVDITAIVTVADDGGSSGILRKELKIPPPGDLRNVLVALSEVEPLVEELFQHRFKNGNGLSGHSLGNLLLAGMTSITGDFARGVQELSRVLNVKGKVLPAANQEIILHAEMEDGTLVEGESSIPRAGKRIKRVFLEPAVPEPLQETLTALEEADLIVLGPGSLYTSVIPNLLVPQISEVIQRSEARKVYICNVMTQPGETTGFTAADHAQAIYEHAGDRILNSILVNVQPIPFSYAQRYAEQNAYEVAVDEDRLRNMGLKVLGEDLLYFDNYLLRHDGQKLSQRIVSML; encoded by the coding sequence GTGAAAAAAGCTAAAATTGTTGTTTTAGGGGGAGGCACCGGCCTGTCCGTACTGCTCCGTGGGTTGAAAACCTTTCCGGTGGATATCACTGCGATAGTAACGGTAGCGGATGACGGGGGAAGCTCAGGAATATTGAGAAAAGAATTGAAAATACCACCGCCGGGGGATTTGAGAAATGTTCTCGTTGCTCTTTCAGAGGTGGAACCCCTGGTGGAAGAGCTGTTCCAGCACCGGTTTAAGAATGGGAATGGCCTTTCGGGACATTCCCTCGGTAATCTTCTTTTAGCTGGAATGACGTCAATTACCGGCGATTTTGCAAGGGGCGTCCAGGAACTTAGCCGGGTACTCAACGTGAAAGGGAAAGTGCTTCCTGCTGCAAATCAGGAAATCATTCTCCATGCTGAAATGGAGGACGGAACATTGGTTGAAGGTGAATCGAGTATCCCGAGAGCAGGGAAAAGAATAAAACGTGTTTTTCTTGAGCCAGCTGTGCCAGAGCCTCTCCAGGAAACGTTAACAGCACTCGAGGAAGCAGATTTAATTGTACTTGGCCCCGGCAGCCTTTATACTAGTGTCATCCCAAATTTGCTTGTACCGCAAATTTCAGAGGTAATACAGAGAAGTGAAGCGCGTAAAGTATATATATGCAATGTAATGACCCAGCCAGGCGAGACAACAGGGTTTACTGCGGCAGACCATGCACAGGCGATTTATGAGCATGCAGGGGACAGGATACTGAATTCGATTCTTGTTAACGTACAGCCGATCCCTTTCTCCTATGCCCAGCGTTACGCTGAGCAAAACGCCTATGAAGTCGCAGTGGATGAAGACCGGCTGAGAAATATGGGTCTTAAAGTACTAGGGGAAGATCTTCTCTATTTTGATAATTATTTATTGAGGCATGATGGCCAGAAACTTTCCCAAAGGATTGTTTCTATGCTTTAA
- a CDS encoding HPr family phosphocarrier protein has product MIEKQVVVKRKTGLQARPAALFVQEANKFNSEIFVEKDGKKVNAKSIMGIMSLAINSNKEITVTASGNDEETAIETLTAFMEADE; this is encoded by the coding sequence ATGATCGAAAAACAGGTTGTAGTAAAAAGAAAAACAGGTTTACAGGCACGCCCGGCTGCATTATTTGTTCAGGAAGCGAACAAATTCAACTCAGAGATTTTCGTTGAAAAAGACGGAAAGAAAGTAAACGCCAAAAGCATTATGGGAATCATGAGTCTTGCAATTAACTCTAATAAAGAAATAACCGTTACTGCTTCAGGAAATGATGAAGAGACAGCAATCGAAACACTTACTGCTTTTATGGAAGCAGACGAATAA
- a CDS encoding glutaredoxin family protein, with translation MKLYFYTKTGCPLCDKGLDVTKGLQEKYSFEIIERDIYSNDEWLELYQIRIPVVEDENGNVLEEGIISSSSLENKINERV, from the coding sequence ATGAAATTATATTTTTATACAAAAACAGGATGTCCTTTATGCGATAAAGGTCTTGATGTCACAAAAGGGCTTCAGGAAAAATATTCTTTTGAAATTATAGAGCGTGATATTTATTCAAATGATGAGTGGCTGGAATTATATCAAATCCGGATTCCTGTAGTGGAAGATGAGAATGGCAACGTTCTTGAAGAAGGAATAATATCTTCTTCATCTCTTGAAAATAAAATTAATGAACGAGTTTAG
- the trxB gene encoding thioredoxin-disulfide reductase translates to MSEEKIHDVAIIGAGPAGMTAAVYTSRANLSTVMIERGIPGGQMANTEDVENYPGYDHILGPDLSNKMFEHAKKFGAEYAYGDVKEIIDGKEYKRIVTGNGEFKARAIIIGTGAKYKNLEVPGEKELSGRGVSYCAVCDGAFFKEKELVVVGGGDSAVEEAVYLTRFAKKVTIIHRRDEFRAQKILQDRAFANDKIDVIWSHVVKEINGENGKVSSVTLINKKDGSESEFKTDGVFIYIGMLPINEPFLNLGITNADGYVETNEEMETKIPGIFAAGDIREKSLRQIVTATGDGSIAAQNAQHYVESLMEELDTADKA, encoded by the coding sequence ATGAGTGAGGAAAAAATTCATGACGTAGCGATAATCGGTGCCGGCCCGGCTGGTATGACGGCCGCGGTATATACGTCCCGTGCCAATCTTTCAACAGTGATGATTGAAAGAGGTATACCGGGAGGACAGATGGCGAATACAGAAGATGTTGAAAACTACCCTGGTTATGACCATATTCTTGGACCGGACCTTTCAAACAAAATGTTTGAGCACGCAAAGAAATTCGGAGCTGAATATGCATACGGGGATGTAAAAGAAATCATAGATGGTAAAGAGTATAAACGTATTGTTACCGGGAATGGCGAATTTAAAGCAAGAGCGATCATTATCGGGACAGGTGCTAAATATAAAAACCTTGAGGTGCCTGGTGAAAAAGAACTGAGCGGACGCGGTGTCTCTTATTGCGCCGTTTGTGACGGGGCTTTCTTCAAAGAGAAAGAACTTGTCGTCGTAGGGGGAGGAGACTCAGCTGTTGAGGAAGCGGTCTACCTTACCCGCTTTGCAAAGAAAGTGACAATTATCCACCGCAGAGATGAGTTCCGTGCTCAGAAAATCCTTCAGGACCGGGCCTTTGCAAATGACAAAATAGATGTCATCTGGAGCCACGTAGTGAAAGAAATTAACGGCGAGAACGGAAAAGTAAGCAGTGTAACTTTGATTAACAAAAAGGATGGCTCGGAAAGTGAATTTAAAACTGATGGGGTGTTCATTTACATTGGAATGCTGCCGATCAACGAGCCGTTTCTCAACCTTGGAATCACTAATGCCGACGGGTATGTAGAGACAAACGAGGAAATGGAAACTAAGATTCCCGGGATTTTTGCTGCCGGCGATATCAGGGAAAAATCACTGCGCCAGATTGTAACAGCAACTGGTGACGGCAGTATTGCCGCTCAGAACGCCCAGCACTATGTGGAAAGTTTAATGGAGGAGCTGGATACAGCTGACAAAGCTTAA
- a CDS encoding sugar-binding transcriptional regulator, which translates to MRQLIELQKKLVPDLIDVLSIRYRVLRFIRVMEPVGRRTLAGSVEMSERTLRSEVTFLKEQGLVDIKSSGMTLTDEGNGILLQLEEVMKEVFDIRTMEQQLKEKLGINEVHILPGDTDEHPWVKKEMGRTAVSVMKKKLLNNSNIIAVTGGTSIAAVAEMMVPDGVTNEALFLPARGGLGEQVENQANTICAMMARKAMGNYRLLHVPDELSKETYHSLVEEPSVKEVLELIRSATMVIHAVGEAQTMAQRRNSSPEVMERLKKEAAVAEAFGYYFNQSGDIIHKVLTIGLQLEDLEKIPNVIAVSGGSSKARAIQAYMKHGPSQVLVTDEGAALRILAEN; encoded by the coding sequence ATGAGACAGCTTATAGAACTGCAAAAAAAGTTAGTCCCTGATCTCATTGATGTATTGAGTATACGATATCGTGTGCTCCGTTTTATCCGGGTGATGGAGCCTGTGGGAAGAAGAACATTGGCCGGCAGTGTGGAAATGTCGGAAAGAACACTGAGAAGTGAGGTAACTTTCCTGAAGGAACAAGGACTCGTGGATATCAAGTCCTCAGGTATGACTCTGACGGACGAAGGAAACGGGATTCTTCTCCAGCTTGAAGAAGTGATGAAAGAAGTTTTTGACATTCGTACGATGGAACAGCAGCTGAAAGAAAAGCTGGGAATCAATGAAGTACATATATTGCCCGGCGACACTGATGAACATCCATGGGTGAAAAAGGAGATGGGCAGGACCGCTGTTTCTGTGATGAAAAAGAAATTGCTCAATAACAGTAATATCATTGCTGTAACCGGGGGAACCTCTATAGCAGCAGTTGCTGAAATGATGGTCCCTGACGGTGTGACGAATGAGGCGTTGTTTCTCCCGGCCAGAGGCGGCCTTGGTGAACAAGTGGAAAACCAGGCTAATACAATTTGCGCCATGATGGCCAGAAAAGCAATGGGCAATTACCGTCTGCTGCATGTACCGGATGAACTGAGTAAAGAAACTTACCACTCCCTGGTGGAAGAGCCGTCTGTAAAGGAAGTACTGGAACTAATACGATCCGCGACAATGGTCATTCACGCTGTCGGAGAGGCGCAGACAATGGCTCAGCGAAGAAACTCTTCTCCTGAAGTTATGGAAAGACTGAAAAAAGAAGCTGCTGTTGCAGAAGCCTTTGGTTATTATTTTAATCAATCAGGGGATATTATTCATAAAGTTTTAACCATAGGTTTGCAGCTGGAAGACCTGGAAAAGATACCTAATGTTATTGCTGTTTCAGGCGGCAGCTCCAAGGCCAGGGCAATCCAGGCATACATGAAACATGGCCCGAGTCAGGTGCTTGTAACTGATGAAGGCGCCGCTTTACGGATTCTGGCTGAAAACTGA
- the rapZ gene encoding RNase adapter RapZ, producing the protein MNKNIAENQDLELVIITGMSGAGKTVAVQSFEDMGYFCVDNLPPALIPKFIDLVEGSGGKMQKVALVIDLRGREFFDQLFEAIDTIGIESKVTPQILFLDANDSVLVRRYKETRRSHPLAAGKPPLEGIQAERELLDELKGQAQLIVDTSDLKPVKLREKIIERFSTCSDRTFSVTFLSFGYKHGIPIDADLVFDVRFLPNPHYVDHLRPKTGMESEVSEYVLKWSETQQFIEKLDDLLKYMLPNYKREGKRQLIVAIGCTGGKHRSVTLAEYFKAALAKEGYYTVVSHRDVEKGKLER; encoded by the coding sequence GTGAATAAAAACATTGCTGAAAATCAAGACCTGGAACTTGTGATCATCACAGGAATGTCGGGAGCAGGAAAAACGGTGGCGGTGCAGAGTTTTGAAGATATGGGCTATTTTTGTGTCGATAATCTTCCCCCTGCACTCATTCCGAAATTTATAGACCTTGTAGAAGGGTCCGGAGGGAAGATGCAGAAAGTAGCCCTCGTTATTGATTTAAGGGGACGTGAATTTTTTGATCAGCTCTTCGAAGCAATCGACACTATCGGTATTGAGTCGAAGGTTACACCACAGATTTTATTTCTTGATGCGAATGATTCAGTACTTGTAAGGCGTTATAAAGAGACAAGGCGATCGCATCCCCTCGCTGCAGGGAAACCTCCGCTCGAAGGAATCCAGGCTGAGCGGGAACTGCTGGATGAGCTGAAGGGCCAGGCTCAGCTCATCGTAGATACAAGTGATTTAAAGCCTGTGAAACTAAGGGAGAAAATTATTGAAAGGTTCTCCACCTGTTCTGACCGGACTTTCAGTGTGACTTTTCTTTCCTTTGGATATAAACATGGTATTCCGATAGATGCTGACCTTGTTTTTGATGTGAGGTTCCTTCCAAACCCTCACTATGTAGACCATCTGAGACCGAAGACAGGAATGGAATCAGAAGTTTCCGAGTATGTCCTCAAGTGGTCGGAGACACAGCAATTCATTGAAAAACTGGATGATTTGCTGAAATATATGCTGCCTAATTATAAACGTGAAGGTAAAAGGCAGCTTATTGTGGCGATCGGATGTACCGGAGGCAAACATCGTTCAGTCACCCTCGCTGAATATTTCAAAGCGGCCCTGGCTAAAGAAGGGTACTATACCGTGGTGTCACACCGGGACGTGGAGAAAGGAAAGCTGGAAAGGTGA
- a CDS encoding tetratricopeptide repeat protein, with translation MNQEKKKGQIIPFMQDGAYFYKKGIEAYQNRQVDQAVHYIQRAVRLDPEEPVFLCQLAIVLAEKGEFEKANDWLEKVINEVDETMSECYFFMANNLAHLGHFELAKLRLKKYLKMEPDGEFAEDAQSLLYMIEEEGEDLEDELDELDPVSTPLEKIADYLNKGNYEWAEKEARGYILEHSKEWDVYAYLAESLMNQGKIEEARSILKDLLIKEDPNFLAQCLMTVLIKKNGEQESQLWINNLKDLRPMKDWHTYYLAKTMFFVGEYEVSYKLLQRLYRGSDFRKTPAFFHQLGIAAWKNGHTEKAQRHFEKARALDFHDDSIAAVYLDLLSSSLEKGTSPENEWFIYSEPERILESIE, from the coding sequence ATGAATCAGGAAAAGAAGAAAGGCCAGATAATACCTTTTATGCAGGACGGTGCGTATTTCTATAAGAAAGGCATTGAAGCATACCAGAACCGCCAGGTAGACCAGGCGGTACATTATATCCAGAGAGCTGTCCGGCTCGATCCGGAAGAGCCAGTTTTTCTATGCCAGCTTGCTATTGTCCTTGCAGAAAAAGGAGAGTTTGAGAAAGCCAACGACTGGCTGGAAAAAGTCATTAATGAAGTAGATGAGACGATGAGCGAATGTTACTTCTTTATGGCAAACAACCTGGCACACCTGGGGCACTTTGAATTAGCGAAGCTGCGTCTGAAAAAGTACTTGAAAATGGAACCTGACGGTGAATTTGCAGAAGACGCTCAATCGCTGCTATATATGATTGAAGAAGAAGGCGAAGATCTGGAAGATGAGCTTGATGAGCTTGACCCCGTTTCTACCCCTCTTGAGAAAATCGCAGATTACCTGAATAAAGGAAATTACGAGTGGGCGGAAAAAGAAGCGAGAGGGTATATCCTGGAACATTCCAAAGAATGGGATGTGTATGCTTATTTAGCAGAATCCCTCATGAATCAAGGGAAAATCGAGGAAGCAAGGTCAATTCTTAAAGACCTGCTCATAAAAGAGGACCCAAATTTTCTGGCTCAGTGTCTTATGACAGTATTAATCAAGAAAAATGGCGAACAGGAAAGCCAGCTATGGATAAATAACCTTAAAGATCTGCGCCCGATGAAAGACTGGCACACGTACTACCTGGCCAAAACAATGTTTTTTGTCGGCGAATATGAGGTGTCTTATAAGCTGTTACAGCGGTTATACCGGGGAAGCGATTTCAGGAAGACGCCAGCTTTCTTCCATCAGCTTGGAATAGCTGCCTGGAAAAACGGACACACGGAAAAAGCCCAGAGGCATTTTGAAAAAGCACGCGCCCTTGATTTCCATGATGACAGCATCGCAGCTGTCTATCTAGATCTTTTATCATCCTCATTGGAAAAAGGAACATCTCCTGAAAATGAATGGTTCATTTATTCAGAACCGGAACGAATCCTTGAATCCATTGAATGA
- a CDS encoding 8-oxo-dGTP diphosphatase: protein MQRVTNCILKRGNDVLTLQKPSRGWWVAPGGKMEQGESVRDSVVREFREETGLQLKDPSLRGVFTILIEQDGSIINEWMLFTFCAESFAGEMLTQSPEGILSWTKTSDIQGLPMAEGDYQIFEHVLNHDKTVYGTFKYTENFKLLFYRIEAEGEAPEEFHAGS, encoded by the coding sequence TTGCAGCGTGTGACAAACTGTATATTAAAAAGAGGAAATGATGTGTTAACATTGCAAAAACCAAGCCGGGGCTGGTGGGTTGCGCCAGGCGGCAAGATGGAGCAGGGCGAGTCAGTACGGGATAGTGTTGTGAGGGAGTTCAGGGAAGAAACAGGACTCCAGCTTAAAGATCCATCCTTAAGGGGAGTTTTTACTATTCTTATTGAGCAGGATGGCAGTATCATAAATGAATGGATGCTGTTCACCTTCTGTGCGGAAAGCTTTGCCGGCGAAATGTTAACGCAATCTCCTGAAGGGATCCTTTCCTGGACAAAAACTTCCGACATACAGGGTCTGCCTATGGCCGAAGGAGATTATCAAATTTTTGAGCATGTCCTTAACCATGATAAAACTGTTTACGGGACGTTTAAATATACAGAGAACTTTAAATTGCTGTTTTATCGTATTGAAGCTGAAGGTGAGGCCCCTGAAGAATTCCATGCTGGAAGCTAG
- the rpoN gene encoding RNA polymerase factor sigma-54: MNMDFGLYQQQSMKLVMTNELRQAITILQYSALDLSNYLHEQQLENPLIELKDNHKQEEITRNKEESAAPVYDSRVRHDQDDEYSAIDHVSEQEEGLQDYLLNQISYLKLDSRLRRILTYLALSVDENGYLKHTAEELAGELVEPIEAVKEAVSVLQGFEPAGIGAFSLKECLLIQLRQLETRDLLAENIVENHLDTLAKKQFKKIAKEEEVSVQEVQYIADFIQTLNPKPGAHFFNEPAKYVVPDVTVNKINGEYIVYLNDDYMPVMTVNKQYEALINKEEAEVNEYLKRKYEQFQWIKRSIEQRQETLLKVSEAIVRYQKSFFEHGPSHLRPLTLKTIAEEVNVHESTVSRATTKKYIQTPKGLFELKYFFTSMVGKDTGESSSSERVKIYLKRLVDEEDKQKPLSDQKLANLLKELHGITVSRRTVAKYREEMHIQSSSQRKRYT; this comes from the coding sequence ATGAATATGGATTTTGGTTTATACCAGCAACAGTCAATGAAACTGGTGATGACAAACGAGCTTCGCCAGGCGATTACAATATTGCAGTACTCCGCACTTGATTTAAGTAATTACTTACATGAACAGCAGCTGGAGAATCCGCTGATTGAACTGAAAGATAACCATAAACAGGAAGAGATAACCCGAAATAAAGAAGAATCTGCTGCCCCCGTCTATGACTCCCGGGTGAGGCATGACCAGGATGATGAGTATTCAGCGATAGACCACGTAAGCGAACAGGAAGAAGGCCTGCAGGATTACCTGCTGAATCAAATCAGTTACCTGAAGCTGGACAGCAGGCTGAGGCGGATCCTCACCTATTTGGCACTAAGTGTTGACGAAAACGGATATTTAAAACATACTGCCGAAGAGCTCGCCGGGGAGCTGGTTGAACCAATTGAGGCTGTAAAAGAAGCGGTTTCTGTTCTGCAGGGCTTTGAGCCTGCGGGTATAGGAGCTTTTTCCCTGAAGGAATGCCTGCTTATTCAGCTGAGACAATTGGAGACCAGGGATTTGCTGGCTGAAAATATCGTTGAAAATCACCTTGATACACTGGCAAAAAAGCAATTCAAAAAAATTGCGAAAGAAGAAGAGGTGTCTGTTCAGGAGGTTCAGTATATTGCTGACTTTATCCAGACGCTCAATCCGAAACCAGGAGCCCATTTTTTCAACGAGCCTGCAAAATACGTTGTACCTGATGTAACAGTAAATAAAATAAACGGTGAATATATCGTTTATTTAAATGATGATTATATGCCTGTAATGACCGTCAATAAACAGTATGAAGCGTTAATAAATAAAGAAGAAGCTGAAGTGAACGAATATCTGAAGCGGAAATACGAACAGTTTCAATGGATTAAAAGAAGTATTGAACAGAGGCAGGAGACGCTTTTGAAAGTATCGGAAGCAATTGTGAGGTACCAGAAGTCGTTTTTTGAGCACGGCCCATCCCACTTAAGGCCGCTTACTTTAAAAACAATTGCGGAAGAAGTGAATGTGCATGAAAGTACAGTTTCCCGGGCCACCACAAAAAAATACATCCAGACGCCAAAAGGGTTGTTTGAATTAAAATACTTTTTCACTTCTATGGTCGGAAAAGATACGGGGGAATCCAGTTCTTCAGAGCGGGTGAAAATCTACTTGAAAAGACTCGTGGATGAAGAGGATAAGCAGAAGCCCCTTTCTGACCAGAAGCTGGCAAACCTGCTTAAAGAACTGCATGGAATCACTGTATCCAGAAGGACGGTAGCTAAATACCGGGAAGAAATGCATATTCAGTCATCCTCCCAGCGGAAGAGGTACACTTAA